Proteins encoded together in one Shewanella oneidensis MR-1 window:
- a CDS encoding EAL domain-containing protein: MLGFIGVALSQPILRLIFSVLCIISFFTVPSTGLALPLNAANTQLKFEHIRSEDGLNQNTITSLFMDSAGMLWIGTQDGLHSYNGYNFNLFIHSPNDPKSISESYVSDIIQDAEGYLWVGSFSQGINRLDLKTGTFKRFGVEQGLTDPRVTKLNIVGNTLWIGTQSGLFSFSTRTNRLTKVSLGTSIEPYITSLANVDNTYLLAGTKGSGTFAVSANTITRLNIPQDAIAYQVKANSSRAITLALGNQLWHYDLATQQGKALWQADKNIPYIKDFIQTPEGQFWVVGPEAGLIQLEREADKFVATYHQYDMKRTNSISENNILSLLEDPFGNLWLGASYSGLNKINTRRQYFQHLFEYTNELPLQSNNVRTIYRSQDQALWIGTEGAGLKRLAVNSTTFEHYTSFFAKALGQQTQHLNLILRSIVQDKQGILWFASNYGLGRLTPNGEFNLLNVADSRDTSAEANYIRSLELDNQNRLWVATSHALYRKSSVNDEFTPVPLTGIENFHPIQNLLLTLKSDKNILWIGSLNGLVKLDMQTGHGEVFYHDPHDKNSIINNRIRDIFVASNGDTWFATHGGISRLPAQALSPIFSDYTREQGLPSDTIYALLEDDDNHIWFSSNAGIGKLNPHNGKIINFNEQEGLQALEFNGGVKLKDSDGDLWFGGINGINRFNPKTLPNQRSEARVALTAYKIAGQKQTILDLSHPPQIVMNYADQLISFEVTSLDFSYPGKNRFSYFLEGFDNQWHDLPTGNEITFTNIDPGNYLLHVRHSLEYNSKGNYALLVNLTVKAPFYRTPFAYAFYVLFTLVSMGWALRWRKQKRSQQQEFETSIRASEERLKLALWASGDGMWDWNIQEQQVYRTNTDIAVPQWNGHQLLHDNAHPEDRERFKYELTEHLQGRSPFFEVEYRIEHSPGKWVWILERGKVVETNAQERPIRMTGTTRNITSRKLIENELVLSSQVLNSMNEAVVVAGLDYRIRSVNPAFSAITGYSEGQISDKFLIHLAYSRQQRDLFNSIEQQLLRHKHWAGEIWIRNKARRAILVWLEINQVIDVKGETSHFVAVFTDITERKKAEEDLRFLASFDTLTGLPNRTLFQDRLNHAISQAHRSNNIVALLFLDLDRFKHINDSMGHHIGDLLLKAVAHRLQSAVREGDTVARLGGDEFTIILEGVAKTKAATLISEKVLKAFQAPFLLDDKSLNISTSIGISLYPNDAKDVDSLIKFADTAMYHAKALGRNNFQFYTNKLNEMATRHMQLETGLKQAISHNELSLVYQPKFCLRNGSLTGLEALLRWQHSELGPISPAEFIPLAEETGMINQIGHWVINQSCQQLAEWNELGFSDISMAVNLSARQLKADIISTIEVALAVSGLPAKALELELTESMIMGNPQESVNILSKLKALGLTIAVDDFGTGYSSLSYLKRFPIDTLKIDREFVRDITNDPDDAAITSAIIALAHSLELNVVAEGVETQEQLNFLALQGCDQVQGFLLSKPLSAQDCQTLLQQRTKDRQDVKK, translated from the coding sequence ATGTTGGGATTTATAGGGGTAGCTTTGAGTCAACCAATCCTTAGACTAATCTTTAGCGTGCTCTGCATTATCAGTTTTTTTACGGTGCCCTCCACAGGCTTGGCATTACCTTTAAATGCGGCTAACACACAGCTGAAATTTGAACACATTCGTAGTGAAGACGGGTTAAACCAAAATACGATTACTAGCCTTTTTATGGACAGTGCTGGCATGCTGTGGATTGGCACTCAGGATGGTCTCCATAGCTATAACGGCTATAACTTCAATCTTTTTATCCACTCACCTAATGATCCTAAAAGCATTTCAGAAAGTTATGTATCGGATATTATCCAGGATGCAGAAGGTTATCTCTGGGTGGGGAGCTTTAGCCAAGGAATCAACAGGCTCGATTTAAAAACCGGCACCTTTAAACGTTTTGGAGTAGAGCAAGGCCTCACTGATCCCAGAGTGACGAAACTCAATATTGTCGGCAATACACTGTGGATTGGTACTCAAAGTGGGTTATTTTCATTCTCCACGAGAACGAATCGACTCACCAAAGTATCTCTGGGCACTAGCATTGAACCCTATATTACTAGCCTTGCTAACGTAGATAATACCTATTTACTCGCAGGAACGAAGGGCAGTGGCACCTTTGCCGTCAGTGCAAATACAATTACGCGGCTCAATATACCGCAGGATGCCATTGCCTATCAGGTTAAAGCCAATTCAAGTCGCGCAATAACTTTAGCCCTCGGCAATCAACTCTGGCACTATGATCTTGCTACTCAGCAGGGAAAAGCTCTCTGGCAAGCTGACAAAAATATCCCATATATCAAGGATTTTATTCAAACGCCCGAAGGGCAATTCTGGGTTGTAGGGCCAGAGGCGGGCTTAATCCAGTTAGAACGTGAAGCAGATAAATTCGTAGCGACTTATCATCAATACGATATGAAGCGCACAAACAGTATCAGCGAAAACAATATCTTAAGCCTTCTTGAAGATCCTTTCGGTAACCTGTGGCTTGGCGCAAGTTATTCTGGGTTGAATAAGATCAACACTCGACGCCAATATTTTCAGCATTTGTTTGAATATACGAACGAATTACCGCTGCAGAGCAACAATGTCCGCACCATTTACCGCAGCCAAGATCAGGCGCTATGGATAGGAACTGAAGGAGCAGGCCTTAAGCGCTTAGCCGTCAATAGCACGACATTTGAGCACTACACCTCCTTTTTTGCCAAAGCGTTAGGGCAACAGACTCAGCACTTAAATTTAATCCTGCGCTCGATTGTCCAAGATAAGCAAGGCATTCTCTGGTTTGCCAGTAATTATGGATTAGGGCGCCTCACTCCCAACGGTGAGTTTAACCTGCTTAATGTTGCTGATAGCCGAGACACTTCAGCAGAAGCTAACTATATCCGTAGTCTAGAGTTAGATAATCAAAATAGGCTGTGGGTGGCGACATCCCATGCGCTATACCGAAAATCCAGCGTAAATGATGAGTTCACCCCAGTGCCACTCACTGGAATTGAAAATTTCCATCCAATTCAAAACCTGTTGCTGACGCTTAAATCGGATAAAAATATCCTATGGATTGGCTCGCTTAATGGCCTAGTGAAATTGGATATGCAAACGGGACATGGCGAAGTTTTTTATCATGATCCCCATGATAAAAATAGCATTATCAACAATCGCATTAGAGACATTTTTGTCGCAAGTAATGGTGATACCTGGTTTGCTACCCATGGGGGCATTAGCAGGCTACCAGCTCAAGCCTTATCCCCTATTTTTAGCGACTATACCCGCGAGCAAGGCTTGCCCAGCGATACGATTTACGCCCTGTTGGAAGATGATGACAACCACATATGGTTCAGCAGCAATGCAGGAATTGGCAAGTTGAATCCTCATAATGGCAAAATCATCAATTTCAACGAACAGGAAGGCCTGCAGGCGCTGGAGTTTAACGGTGGCGTTAAACTTAAAGACAGTGATGGCGATCTTTGGTTTGGCGGGATTAATGGCATCAATCGCTTTAACCCTAAAACCTTACCTAATCAAAGAAGTGAAGCAAGGGTCGCACTCACTGCGTATAAAATTGCCGGTCAAAAACAGACTATCTTAGATCTCAGCCATCCTCCGCAAATCGTGATGAACTATGCAGATCAATTAATCAGCTTTGAAGTGACCTCACTGGATTTCAGCTACCCAGGAAAAAATCGCTTTAGTTATTTTCTCGAGGGATTTGATAACCAATGGCACGATTTACCCACAGGTAATGAAATCACCTTTACCAATATCGATCCAGGCAACTACCTACTGCACGTGCGTCACTCTCTAGAGTACAACAGCAAAGGTAACTATGCGCTTTTGGTCAATTTAACCGTCAAAGCCCCTTTTTATCGCACCCCATTTGCCTATGCGTTTTATGTCCTATTTACGCTGGTTTCAATGGGGTGGGCTTTGAGGTGGCGTAAGCAGAAACGCTCACAACAACAAGAGTTTGAAACCAGCATTCGCGCTTCGGAGGAGCGGCTTAAACTAGCCCTTTGGGCTTCTGGCGACGGGATGTGGGACTGGAATATCCAAGAGCAACAAGTGTATCGAACCAATACGGATATTGCGGTTCCGCAATGGAACGGCCACCAGCTGCTGCACGACAATGCTCACCCCGAGGATAGGGAAAGATTTAAGTATGAGCTGACCGAACACTTACAAGGCCGCTCTCCATTCTTTGAAGTCGAATACCGTATTGAGCATTCACCAGGTAAATGGGTTTGGATCCTTGAGCGGGGCAAAGTGGTCGAAACCAATGCACAGGAGCGCCCCATTCGGATGACGGGGACGACCCGTAATATTACCTCGCGCAAGTTGATCGAAAATGAACTGGTGCTCTCATCCCAAGTACTCAACAGCATGAACGAAGCTGTAGTCGTTGCAGGCTTAGACTATCGAATTCGCTCGGTCAATCCGGCCTTTAGCGCTATCACGGGTTATTCTGAGGGGCAAATCAGCGATAAATTCTTAATCCATCTAGCCTATAGCAGGCAACAACGGGATCTGTTTAATAGCATTGAGCAGCAGTTACTGCGCCATAAACATTGGGCGGGGGAAATTTGGATCCGCAATAAGGCTCGCCGGGCGATTCTCGTTTGGCTCGAGATTAACCAAGTTATCGACGTAAAAGGCGAAACCAGCCACTTTGTAGCGGTATTTACCGATATTACAGAACGTAAAAAGGCCGAGGAAGATTTACGCTTTCTTGCCAGCTTCGATACGCTCACAGGACTACCTAATCGCACCCTATTTCAAGACAGGCTTAACCACGCGATATCTCAAGCACATAGGTCGAATAATATTGTCGCCCTGCTGTTTTTAGATCTCGATCGTTTTAAGCATATCAACGACTCCATGGGACATCATATTGGCGATCTGCTGCTTAAAGCGGTTGCCCACAGACTGCAAAGTGCCGTCCGCGAAGGGGATACGGTTGCCCGCTTAGGAGGGGATGAATTTACCATTATTTTGGAAGGTGTGGCAAAAACCAAAGCCGCCACCTTGATCTCGGAGAAAGTGCTTAAAGCTTTCCAAGCGCCCTTTTTATTAGATGATAAATCGCTCAACATCTCCACTTCGATAGGTATTAGCCTGTATCCAAATGATGCAAAAGATGTAGATTCATTGATTAAATTTGCCGATACCGCCATGTACCACGCTAAGGCGCTCGGACGGAATAACTTCCAGTTTTATACCAATAAACTCAATGAGATGGCCACTCGCCATATGCAACTCGAAACCGGACTAAAACAAGCCATCTCACACAATGAGTTAAGCCTTGTATACCAACCTAAGTTTTGCCTACGCAACGGTTCTCTGACTGGGCTTGAAGCGCTACTGCGCTGGCAGCATTCAGAATTAGGTCCCATCTCACCTGCAGAGTTTATTCCACTGGCGGAAGAAACAGGCATGATCAATCAAATAGGCCATTGGGTGATTAACCAATCTTGCCAGCAGCTGGCTGAATGGAATGAGTTAGGTTTTAGCGATATCAGTATGGCCGTCAACCTGTCGGCTCGGCAGCTAAAGGCCGATATTATCTCGACCATTGAAGTGGCCCTTGCAGTATCAGGGCTGCCCGCCAAGGCGCTTGAGCTAGAGCTAACCGAATCGATGATCATGGGCAATCCGCAGGAGTCGGTGAATATTCTATCTAAACTCAAGGCGCTAGGTTTAACCATCGCAGTGGATGATTTTGGCACTGGCTACTCGAGCTTGAGTTACCTTAAACGTTTCCCTATCGATACCTTAAAAATTGACCGCGAGTTTGTGCGCGACATTACCAACGACCCCGATGATGCGGCCATTACCAGTGCAATTATCGCCCTCGCCCATAGTCTGGAGTTGAATGTGGTGGCAGAAGGGGTTGAAACCCAAGAACAGCTGAACTTCTTAGCGCTGCAAGGCTGCGATCAGGTGCAGGGCTTCCTGCTGAGTAAACCGCTCAGCGCCCAAGATTGCCAAACGCTATTACAACAACGCACAAAAGATCGGCAAGATGTAAAAAAATAA
- a CDS encoding RidA family protein: MSITRLDVGTRMSSIVIHQGTVYLCGQVAKDKYQNITEQTTTMLEEVDALLAQAGSSREHLLSATLYLKDMNDYDAMNAVWDAWVPKGHAPARACVQAAIAEPEYLVEVSVIAAVAKA, translated from the coding sequence ATGAGCATTACCCGTTTAGATGTCGGCACACGTATGAGCAGCATAGTGATCCATCAAGGTACTGTGTACTTGTGTGGCCAGGTCGCAAAGGATAAGTATCAAAACATCACTGAACAAACGACCACCATGTTAGAAGAGGTGGATGCTTTGTTGGCGCAAGCGGGCAGTTCCCGTGAGCACTTGCTGTCTGCAACGCTCTATTTAAAAGATATGAATGACTATGATGCTATGAATGCCGTTTGGGACGCATGGGTGCCAAAGGGTCATGCGCCAGCTCGTGCCTGCGTGCAGGCGGCGATTGCTGAGCCTGAATATCTGGTTGAAGTTTCAGTGATTGCGGCGGTAGCCAAGGCGTAG
- a CDS encoding Na+/H+ antiporter NhaC family protein — protein sequence MLSNLLAILPLFLTLVLALWLRRTLVALGVGILSGALIIAHFDIVQSVSYLLEIGVKQFYSQDAWQWWHLNVLTAMLLLGSMTQLLARSGAVGLFGDWLYRRIRTGRQARVGVVLLGWLVFIDGIFSCLAVGHVCQPLSQRYGIRQEQLAYLVDSNASPLCSLLPFSSWGPYVMALLAGLSFLPVSALEAFIEVALSNFYAITTLGLSLIVAWFGVGFRPIESAVLMAAEPSKVTQMDIAPPSSQGNPWLLAIPMLTLLCASVGLTLWSGAQQVPAWDISAWLASADIGAAMRDACLLSTLVTLGLLIMSGRSIGKLLGDLAHGVRMIAFAIAILLCTWMIGAVIQDLGVASLLADWAKWYLSPSLLVAGMFLLCAIMAFATGSSWGTFAIMIPIGGEIAHNMDASLLLPVLSAVMAGSVFGDHCSPISDTSVLSATSSGCLPHDHVVTQLPFALIAAFAALVGFQLVNLSVATVFVWLGVIGTSLGLLVLMARFYPPWVAARSQTN from the coding sequence ATGTTGTCGAATCTGCTCGCCATACTTCCTCTGTTTTTAACCTTGGTATTAGCCCTTTGGTTGCGACGTACTTTAGTCGCGTTAGGCGTAGGAATACTCTCTGGCGCCTTGATTATTGCTCACTTCGATATCGTGCAAAGCGTGAGTTATCTCCTCGAGATAGGTGTTAAACAGTTTTATAGCCAAGATGCGTGGCAATGGTGGCATTTAAACGTATTAACGGCCATGTTGCTGTTGGGGAGTATGACGCAACTACTTGCCAGAAGCGGCGCAGTAGGGTTATTTGGTGATTGGTTGTATCGCCGTATTCGCACGGGACGCCAAGCGCGTGTTGGTGTCGTGCTGCTAGGTTGGTTAGTGTTTATTGATGGTATTTTTAGTTGCCTTGCCGTGGGCCATGTGTGCCAGCCTTTGAGCCAACGTTACGGCATTCGTCAGGAGCAACTGGCTTATTTGGTTGACTCTAATGCCTCACCACTTTGTTCCTTGTTACCTTTTTCTAGTTGGGGGCCCTATGTGATGGCGCTGCTGGCGGGATTAAGTTTCTTACCGGTTTCTGCGCTTGAGGCCTTTATCGAGGTGGCTTTATCCAATTTTTATGCGATTACGACCTTAGGGTTATCGCTGATTGTGGCTTGGTTTGGAGTGGGGTTTCGCCCAATCGAGAGTGCAGTGCTAATGGCGGCAGAGCCGAGTAAGGTGACTCAGATGGACATTGCGCCGCCTAGCTCCCAAGGTAATCCTTGGTTGCTGGCGATTCCTATGCTGACTTTGCTGTGTGCGTCTGTTGGGTTAACCCTGTGGTCGGGGGCGCAGCAGGTGCCTGCATGGGATATTTCGGCCTGGTTAGCCAGCGCTGATATTGGTGCTGCGATGCGGGATGCGTGTTTGTTATCGACCTTGGTGACACTTGGCTTGTTAATAATGTCAGGCCGAAGCATAGGTAAGTTATTGGGTGACCTAGCCCATGGGGTCCGTATGATCGCGTTTGCGATTGCAATATTGCTCTGTACTTGGATGATTGGCGCGGTGATCCAAGATCTCGGCGTGGCGAGTTTATTGGCCGATTGGGCAAAATGGTATTTATCCCCCAGTTTGCTGGTGGCGGGTATGTTTTTACTGTGCGCCATCATGGCCTTTGCCACAGGTTCGAGCTGGGGGACGTTTGCGATTATGATCCCGATTGGCGGTGAAATTGCCCATAATATGGATGCAAGCTTACTGTTACCCGTATTAAGTGCGGTGATGGCGGGCTCGGTGTTTGGCGACCATTGCTCGCCAATTTCCGATACCAGTGTGCTGAGCGCGACCAGCTCAGGCTGTTTGCCCCATGATCATGTGGTGACTCAGTTACCCTTCGCACTTATTGCTGCCTTTGCGGCATTGGTGGGATTTCAGCTAGTCAATTTATCCGTGGCAACTGTGTTTGTTTGGCTTGGTGTTATCGGCACCTCCCTTGGGTTGTTGGTGTTAATGGCGCGCTTTTATCCTCCTTGGGTGGCGGCTCGTTCACAGACAAACTGA
- a CDS encoding Rho-binding antiterminator, whose amino-acid sequence MSDYKIIPCAHYDYLELACLRGYWLKIELQDGSLCLARAITIQTHADKSEWLAIEQEHKGLQTLRLDTIIAITPTELDASFGRVMIASQ is encoded by the coding sequence ATATCTGACTATAAAATAATCCCCTGTGCCCACTACGACTACCTTGAACTGGCTTGCCTTCGCGGCTATTGGCTCAAAATTGAGTTGCAAGACGGTAGCCTTTGCTTAGCACGGGCAATCACCATCCAAACCCATGCCGATAAGAGTGAATGGCTGGCCATCGAACAAGAACATAAAGGCCTGCAAACACTGAGGCTAGATACGATTATCGCAATTACACCCACCGAGCTCGATGCCAGCTTTGGCCGTGTTATGATTGCGAGCCAATAG
- the prpF gene encoding 2-methylaconitate cis-trans isomerase PrpF, with translation MSNKLFPPQIKVAATYMRGGTSKGVFFRLQDLPEAAQVPGPARDALLLRVIGSPDPYAKQIDGMGGATSSTSKTVILSHSSKANHDVDYLFGQVSIDKPFVDWSGNCGNLTAAVGAFAISNGLIDAARIPRNGVCTVRIWQANIGKTIIAHVPITDGAVQETGDFELDGVTFPAAEVQIEFMNPAADDDGEGGCMFPTGNLVDVLEVPGIGRFNATMINAGIPTIFINAEDLGYTGTELQDDINSDNAALAKFETIRAHGALRMGLIKHIDEAASRQHTPKIAFVAPPKSYASSSGKTVAAEDVDLLVRALSMGKLHHAMMGTAAVAIGTAAAIPGTLVNLAAGGGEKEAVRFGHPSGTLRVGAQAVQENGEWTVIKAIMSRSARVLMEGFVRVPKP, from the coding sequence ATGAGTAATAAACTTTTCCCGCCCCAGATTAAAGTGGCAGCGACCTATATGCGCGGCGGCACCAGTAAAGGGGTGTTTTTCCGCCTGCAGGACTTACCCGAAGCAGCCCAAGTGCCCGGCCCTGCGCGTGATGCACTGCTGCTGCGCGTCATTGGCAGCCCCGACCCCTATGCTAAGCAAATTGATGGTATGGGCGGCGCAACTTCTAGCACCAGCAAGACGGTTATACTGTCACACAGCAGCAAAGCCAACCATGATGTCGACTACCTCTTTGGCCAAGTGTCTATCGATAAACCTTTTGTGGATTGGAGTGGTAACTGCGGTAACTTAACAGCCGCCGTAGGCGCTTTTGCCATCAGCAATGGGCTGATTGATGCTGCACGTATCCCGCGAAACGGTGTCTGCACCGTGCGGATCTGGCAAGCCAATATTGGCAAAACCATTATTGCCCATGTACCCATCACAGATGGTGCGGTGCAAGAAACGGGGGATTTTGAGCTGGATGGCGTGACCTTCCCCGCCGCCGAAGTCCAAATCGAATTTATGAACCCTGCCGCCGATGATGACGGTGAAGGGGGCTGCATGTTCCCCACGGGCAACCTTGTGGATGTGCTGGAAGTGCCGGGCATTGGTCGCTTTAACGCTACTATGATTAACGCGGGCATCCCGACCATTTTTATCAATGCAGAAGACTTGGGTTATACAGGCACTGAGCTGCAGGACGATATCAACAGCGATAACGCTGCCCTTGCCAAGTTTGAAACTATTCGCGCCCATGGCGCACTGCGTATGGGGCTTATCAAACATATTGATGAAGCCGCATCACGCCAACACACGCCAAAAATCGCCTTTGTCGCTCCGCCCAAAAGCTATGCGTCATCGAGCGGTAAAACCGTGGCGGCAGAAGATGTCGATCTTCTAGTACGCGCGCTCTCCATGGGCAAACTGCACCATGCGATGATGGGCACCGCCGCAGTTGCCATTGGCACTGCCGCAGCGATTCCCGGTACATTAGTGAACCTCGCCGCAGGTGGTGGAGAGAAAGAAGCAGTACGCTTTGGCCATCCCTCTGGCACGCTACGCGTGGGTGCGCAGGCCGTTCAAGAAAACGGTGAATGGACAGTGATTAAAGCCATTATGAGCCGCAGCGCCCGTGTGCTGATGGAAGGTTTTGTTCGCGTGCCTAAGCCTTAG
- a CDS encoding branched-chain amino acid aminotransferase: protein MEIKYDLKPASERRTEQFKPEGNVGFGSLRTDHMFLMDYHDGEWRDPRIVPYGPFEMAPGAMALHYGQSIFEGAKAFMHEDGEIYTFRINKNAERMNRSADIVCIPNIDEQMQIDAINALIDVDRLWFPMQEGACLYIRPFIFATEDRLSVSPSSRYTFCVVLSPSGAYYAAGVNKGIRLLISKTYHRAVSGGTGASKAAGNYAASLRAGKAAAQFGASQVLYLDANNQQIEEAGAMNHFHILKDGTVIIPTFTDTILKSITSQSIMELSELLGCEVRQETVMLDKFIADIESGEIIEAGGFGTAAVVSAVGSYIFEDGRVVTVGNGEVGEHIQRIYKLYTDIQKGHVQGPEGWVKRVERVAP from the coding sequence ATGGAAATAAAATACGATTTAAAACCTGCGTCCGAACGCCGTACTGAGCAATTCAAGCCCGAAGGAAATGTGGGCTTCGGTAGCCTCAGAACCGATCATATGTTTTTAATGGATTATCACGATGGTGAGTGGCGCGATCCTCGTATTGTGCCCTATGGCCCATTTGAAATGGCTCCGGGTGCAATGGCGCTGCACTATGGCCAGTCAATCTTCGAAGGTGCAAAAGCCTTTATGCATGAAGATGGCGAAATTTACACGTTCCGTATTAATAAAAACGCTGAGCGTATGAATCGTTCTGCGGATATTGTCTGTATTCCTAATATCGATGAGCAGATGCAAATCGATGCGATCAACGCCTTGATCGATGTGGATCGTCTTTGGTTCCCGATGCAAGAAGGTGCCTGTTTATACATTCGCCCCTTTATTTTTGCGACCGAAGACCGTCTGTCTGTAAGCCCAAGTTCGCGCTACACATTCTGCGTGGTGTTAAGCCCAAGTGGTGCTTACTACGCGGCGGGTGTGAATAAAGGCATTCGTCTACTGATCAGCAAGACTTACCATCGCGCTGTATCGGGTGGTACTGGCGCCTCTAAAGCGGCGGGTAACTATGCCGCCTCATTACGTGCGGGTAAAGCTGCCGCACAGTTTGGGGCCTCACAGGTGTTGTATTTAGATGCCAACAATCAGCAGATTGAAGAAGCTGGGGCTATGAACCACTTCCACATTCTCAAAGATGGCACTGTGATTATCCCGACATTCACCGACACCATCTTAAAATCGATTACCTCGCAATCTATTATGGAACTCAGTGAGCTACTCGGCTGCGAAGTGCGCCAAGAGACGGTGATGCTCGATAAGTTTATTGCCGATATCGAATCCGGTGAGATTATCGAGGCGGGTGGTTTTGGAACTGCCGCCGTAGTGTCTGCTGTTGGTTCTTATATTTTTGAAGATGGCCGAGTGGTGACTGTTGGCAACGGCGAGGTGGGTGAGCATATTCAACGCATCTACAAACTGTATACCGATATCCAAAAAGGTCATGTTCAAGGCCCTGAGGGATGGGTCAAACGCGTCGAGCGTGTTGCGCCTTAA